In the Candidatus Electrothrix sp. GW3-4 genome, one interval contains:
- a CDS encoding P-loop NTPase fold protein, translated as MDDITYKLAELDVPSDDPFHFDALNREPSVEAVSSLIGELSGPFVLAIDSPWGTGKTTFVRMLQAVLEKKEHPCLYFNAWETDFSTDPLVAFLGEISTLLSEDISKDSALAKNFDKAKKIAGRLARRVIPAAAKVATYGALDLDKVVEKTVADGVSDSVSDAVDEYLKEKELIDEFHKTLSKVVDQLNQEGKPSQIIIFVDEIDRCRPTYAVELLERIKHLFNIENVIFVVSLDKQQLRTSLGAVYGQGINADEYLRRFIDLEFLLPKPDMKAFAKSLFDKFGLSKVLSARSQNDSQLNQRDFQRLFAELAKHFGLSLRAMEHCFTRILVAILTSEKGDIPSPYLLTILTILRTNALDVYRRFALEGGNVKGVMEYVKSNNEGAQLVDSEIGLAIERQLIMAKCSMVYGLPEEAQAYKKIIDDTSSTKTEKERAGYIINSLENLSYLTPPLDYAVSQLELAAQFK; from the coding sequence ATGGATGATATAACCTATAAACTCGCAGAGCTGGACGTCCCCTCGGATGATCCGTTTCATTTTGATGCCCTGAACAGAGAACCTTCGGTAGAGGCGGTTTCTTCTCTGATTGGGGAATTGAGTGGCCCTTTTGTCCTGGCCATTGATTCGCCTTGGGGCACCGGCAAGACGACCTTTGTGCGGATGTTGCAAGCAGTATTGGAGAAGAAGGAGCATCCTTGTCTCTATTTCAATGCCTGGGAGACGGATTTTTCCACAGACCCGCTGGTTGCTTTTCTTGGGGAGATATCAACGTTACTCTCTGAGGATATTAGTAAGGATTCTGCGCTCGCCAAGAATTTTGACAAGGCGAAGAAGATTGCAGGCAGGCTTGCCAGAAGAGTAATTCCGGCTGCGGCGAAAGTTGCGACCTATGGGGCTTTGGATTTAGACAAGGTTGTCGAGAAAACGGTCGCGGATGGAGTTTCTGATTCGGTTTCAGATGCTGTAGATGAATACCTGAAGGAAAAAGAGCTGATTGACGAGTTCCACAAAACGCTCAGTAAGGTTGTGGATCAGCTGAATCAGGAAGGAAAACCTTCACAGATCATTATCTTTGTTGATGAGATAGACCGTTGTCGACCGACCTATGCTGTGGAACTGCTGGAGCGGATCAAGCATCTGTTCAATATCGAGAATGTTATCTTTGTTGTTTCCTTGGATAAGCAGCAGTTGCGCACCAGCCTTGGGGCGGTGTATGGGCAGGGAATTAATGCGGATGAATATCTGCGGCGGTTTATTGATTTGGAGTTTCTGTTGCCTAAGCCGGATATGAAAGCATTTGCCAAAAGCTTGTTTGATAAATTTGGATTGAGCAAAGTGCTTTCTGCTCGCAGCCAAAATGATTCACAGCTTAATCAAAGAGATTTTCAAAGATTATTCGCTGAACTGGCAAAACATTTTGGTTTGAGTCTGCGAGCGATGGAACACTGTTTCACCAGAATTTTAGTTGCAATATTAACATCCGAAAAAGGAGACATTCCTTCACCCTATTTACTGACTATATTAACTATTCTCAGGACAAACGCCTTGGACGTTTATAGAAGATTTGCACTGGAAGGAGGAAATGTTAAAGGTGTCATGGAGTACGTGAAGAGTAATAATGAAGGAGCACAACTGGTTGATTCTGAGATTGGTCTTGCAATAGAAAGGCAATTAATCATGGCAAAGTGCAGCATGGTATATGGATTGCCAGAAGAAGCCCAAGCTTACAAAAAGATAATAGACGACACTTCGAGTACAAAAACTGAGAAAGAGCGGGCTGGCTATATAATCAACTCCTTGGAGAATCTTTCATATCTTACTCCTCCTTTAGATTATGCTGTTAGCCAACTTGAGCTGGCTGCCCAATTCAAGTAA
- a CDS encoding diguanylate cyclase: MNKDELFEIKQKLEEHIEYCNHILSSLHESAFTDEQEEKIKKISNIIKYSKSQVLLSMGEERKFIELIDSIPSVAVQGYNKKREVIYWNKASEEMYGYTSTEALGEKLEELIIPEKMREDVVSFITDWYEKGKVIPAGELLLQRKDGGTAHVFSSHIMLGERSSDPEMFCVDVDLSEVASLKEENQELENKANIDKLTGIYNRHYFESIIDEKMKRSRLGKGFLSLIMIDIDFFKKINDQYGHDVGDKALVELVRIVQEAIRSDDVFVRWGGEEFMVLIEKDLPQAEMIAHNIRKRVAKKTTETSEVPSFTCSFGVVDVSRFASFQKAYEAVDEKLYLAKNNGRNRVES; the protein is encoded by the coding sequence ATGAATAAAGATGAGTTGTTTGAAATAAAGCAAAAATTAGAAGAACATATTGAATACTGTAATCATATATTGTCATCATTACATGAGTCTGCTTTTACCGATGAACAGGAAGAAAAAATAAAGAAAATTTCAAATATTATTAAATACTCAAAAAGCCAGGTGCTGCTGAGTATGGGGGAAGAAAGGAAATTTATTGAGTTAATTGATAGCATTCCGTCTGTTGCTGTTCAGGGCTATAACAAGAAAAGAGAAGTTATTTATTGGAATAAAGCCAGTGAAGAAATGTATGGATACACCTCTACTGAGGCTTTAGGAGAAAAGCTTGAGGAGTTAATTATCCCTGAGAAAATGCGTGAAGATGTTGTTTCCTTTATTACGGATTGGTATGAAAAAGGAAAGGTTATACCAGCTGGTGAATTATTACTTCAAAGAAAAGATGGGGGGACCGCCCATGTTTTTTCTTCCCATATAATGCTTGGAGAAAGAAGTTCAGATCCAGAGATGTTTTGCGTTGATGTTGATTTGAGTGAAGTTGCTTCTTTAAAAGAAGAAAATCAGGAACTTGAAAATAAAGCGAATATAGATAAGCTGACAGGGATTTATAACCGGCATTATTTCGAATCTATAATTGATGAGAAAATGAAACGTTCTCGTCTTGGAAAAGGATTTTTATCGTTGATTATGATTGATATAGATTTTTTTAAAAAGATCAATGATCAATACGGTCATGATGTTGGCGATAAGGCATTAGTTGAGTTGGTCAGGATTGTCCAGGAAGCTATAAGGAGTGATGATGTTTTTGTCAGGTGGGGTGGGGAAGAATTTATGGTGTTGATTGAGAAGGACCTGCCTCAGGCTGAAATGATTGCTCATAACATCAGAAAACGTGTTGCAAAAAAAACCACTGAAACAAGTGAGGTACCCTCCTTTACATGTAGTTTTGGGGTGGTGGATGTATCGCGTTTTGCTTCTTTTCAGAAAGCATATGAAGCGGTTGATGAAAAATTATATTTAGCAAAAAATAACGGGCGGAATCGGGTTGAGTCTTGA
- a CDS encoding AMIN domain-containing protein — translation MLKNISAVTVALILLLFQGWQATAAQKMLEDINFESSGNGEDRIIFKLNGTYIPKIFTLQGKQPRVVFDFQDTTAAKVINNIINTNGELIKRIRVGIHKGDTPKTRVVLDLRPNKNINIRQDFDNKEKALVVSVHYAGLKQSAEPKEPVEKTAAASPEQLEEKQEPEVVEEQPEPAVQAEEKIPQQEKKKAESQTAEQPPKQEAKEVEENPGVPTLTSVTFENNSNRGEMVLFKLNEFHPPIVFGIEEGTPRVVCDFKDTVAAKDIPDSIKIAGKYIQKIRVGKDKKENKVRVVLDLIPNYSYDLQQVFFKEENLFVIIINTLGNAPTGDPSELLN, via the coding sequence ATGCTTAAAAATATCTCAGCGGTGACCGTCGCTCTTATCCTTCTGCTTTTCCAAGGCTGGCAGGCAACTGCGGCCCAAAAGATGCTTGAAGACATCAACTTCGAGTCCTCCGGCAACGGAGAAGATCGAATCATTTTTAAACTGAACGGCACCTATATCCCGAAAATATTCACTCTGCAAGGGAAACAACCGCGAGTGGTCTTTGATTTTCAGGATACCACTGCAGCCAAGGTGATTAATAACATAATTAACACCAATGGTGAGCTGATTAAACGCATTCGGGTTGGTATCCATAAAGGGGACACCCCAAAGACCCGGGTTGTTCTTGATCTCCGTCCAAACAAGAATATTAATATTCGCCAGGATTTTGATAATAAAGAAAAAGCCTTGGTTGTCTCCGTTCACTACGCTGGCTTAAAACAGTCTGCTGAGCCAAAAGAACCTGTAGAAAAAACCGCTGCTGCCTCCCCTGAGCAGCTGGAAGAAAAACAGGAGCCCGAGGTCGTTGAGGAACAGCCGGAGCCAGCTGTTCAAGCTGAAGAAAAAATCCCTCAACAAGAAAAGAAAAAGGCTGAGTCCCAAACAGCTGAGCAGCCCCCGAAGCAGGAGGCAAAAGAGGTTGAAGAAAATCCAGGGGTACCCACCCTAACCTCCGTTACCTTTGAAAATAACTCCAACCGGGGCGAGATGGTGCTGTTCAAGCTCAATGAGTTTCATCCCCCCATCGTCTTTGGTATTGAGGAAGGAACGCCAAGAGTGGTCTGTGATTTCAAGGACACCGTAGCAGCAAAGGATATCCCGGATAGCATCAAAATAGCAGGTAAATATATCCAGAAGATTCGGGTCGGCAAAGACAAGAAAGAAAACAAGGTACGGGTTGTCTTAGATCTGATCCCGAATTACAGCTACGACCTGCAACAGGTCTTCTTTAAGGAAGAAAATCTCTTTGTGATTATCATCAATACGCTGGGCAATGCCCCTACGGGTGATCCTTCTGAACTGTTAAATTAA
- a CDS encoding DUF4292 domain-containing protein, producing the protein MKVSAQGLLWCCAGVLILAGCAATPPKTVEISNSKELRQVESKLTRFLGQSCVNAVDCDVQLSWQAYGQNKTFSATMQAMYPSSLRLAMIDPLGRPLVLLGAYGNRFTLADNNEAIGYTGTMDLDVVKKFLPEFIPTNNLFYWLSGRINRNGMQTVSTRMDAEDKLYWYEVAYPQSSKDKEMRHMLALNEKNQLVRHMVLDKEGNIQFEAQYSEYSKTPKRCSWPGRIEISGDALDADFSLVFTEIFNFKPMERRRFQVKIPPHFEIRKIINES; encoded by the coding sequence ATGAAAGTAAGCGCCCAGGGACTCTTGTGGTGTTGCGCAGGGGTGTTAATATTGGCGGGGTGTGCGGCAACACCGCCAAAGACCGTAGAAATCAGCAACAGTAAGGAATTGCGGCAGGTAGAAAGCAAACTTACCCGTTTTCTCGGCCAATCCTGTGTGAATGCAGTGGATTGTGATGTGCAGCTCAGCTGGCAGGCCTATGGTCAGAACAAGACCTTTTCCGCAACCATGCAGGCAATGTACCCCTCTTCTTTGCGTCTGGCCATGATTGATCCCCTGGGCAGGCCGCTGGTCCTCTTGGGAGCCTACGGGAACAGATTCACCTTAGCCGATAATAACGAGGCTATCGGTTACACCGGTACAATGGATCTGGATGTAGTGAAAAAATTTCTCCCAGAGTTTATCCCCACCAATAATCTTTTCTATTGGCTCAGTGGTCGGATCAACCGGAACGGCATGCAGACCGTATCAACCAGGATGGATGCTGAGGATAAACTGTACTGGTACGAGGTCGCCTATCCTCAGAGCAGTAAAGATAAGGAGATGCGCCATATGCTGGCGCTTAATGAGAAGAACCAGTTAGTCCGTCATATGGTGCTTGATAAAGAGGGTAATATTCAGTTTGAAGCCCAGTACAGCGAATACTCAAAAACGCCAAAGAGGTGTAGTTGGCCAGGCCGGATTGAAATTTCCGGTGACGCCTTGGATGCCGATTTCTCTCTCGTCTTTACAGAAATCTTTAACTTTAAACCGATGGAGCGTAGACGTTTTCAGGTAAAAATTCCGCCCCATTTCGAGATTCGAAAGATTATTAATGAATCCTGA
- a CDS encoding tetratricopeptide repeat protein, producing the protein MLYLNWTDFSSRKLKMGLLLLALITGLGGCGQHQAVDHTGQEVAAKTDKPVDTSAQKSGDDRGCSYFHFLWGRHAELAAEYEKALAAYEKSLQCKPDAEFVHRKIPLLLLRLNRGEEAILRLRQYLVHHPKDTISRMLLAKVYIRQGEFQKAAAQYRRIHQLDAQDTTALLLLSELYLAENKYDMAKTALRDVLTVDERSYSAHLLLARLLVAEDNFEAGQRHYEQALDITWSEGLQLELADVLTRQKKYGQAVGLYQEILHHDEQNEEAQVALIHIYLLQGKERKAIAELQRLKESIKNPKQAELTIIRLYARWEEYDKAIASLEEFLQKYESSEARYLLAALRFQEGQYEKVLLDLQKVDHEATEYEDSLFLQVRTLKELNRHHEAVQALESALAQEEGRTPDLYILLAGIYQFIGQVEQCRNTFQRALEVYPEDEQVLYEYGLFLDYRGEQDAALEIMERIIAMDSEHAGALNYVGYTWADKKKNLTEALQYISRAAKLKPDNGYIRDSLGWVHYQQGEYEKARKSLEMAVELAPDDPAILDHLAETYLALGLPEKAKQTWRKALDMYQEYKEEQAGKGKEDQESKRIQEKIHRLETGESK; encoded by the coding sequence ATGTTGTATCTGAACTGGACGGATTTCTCCTCCCGAAAATTGAAGATGGGCTTGCTCTTGCTTGCTCTTATTACTGGACTTGGTGGCTGTGGACAGCACCAGGCTGTGGACCATACGGGCCAGGAGGTGGCGGCGAAGACGGATAAGCCTGTTGACACTTCAGCCCAGAAGAGCGGGGATGATAGGGGGTGCAGTTATTTTCACTTTCTTTGGGGGCGGCACGCTGAGCTGGCAGCAGAGTATGAAAAGGCACTTGCTGCGTACGAAAAATCTTTGCAATGTAAGCCTGATGCGGAGTTTGTTCACCGCAAGATCCCTCTGCTCCTCCTGCGCCTCAATCGCGGAGAAGAGGCCATTCTTCGTCTCAGACAATACCTCGTCCATCATCCGAAAGATACTATATCCAGGATGTTGTTGGCCAAGGTGTATATTCGCCAAGGCGAGTTTCAAAAGGCTGCTGCTCAGTACCGAAGAATTCATCAACTGGATGCCCAGGATACCACCGCCCTACTCCTGCTGAGCGAGCTGTACCTTGCTGAGAATAAATACGATATGGCAAAAACGGCCCTGCGCGATGTGCTGACAGTTGACGAGCGTTCTTATTCTGCTCATCTTCTCTTGGCACGTCTCCTGGTTGCTGAGGATAATTTTGAAGCGGGCCAACGCCATTACGAGCAAGCCCTGGATATCACTTGGTCTGAGGGCTTGCAGCTGGAACTCGCTGATGTCCTGACCCGGCAAAAAAAATATGGTCAGGCCGTTGGACTGTACCAGGAGATTCTTCATCATGATGAGCAAAATGAGGAGGCTCAAGTCGCTCTTATTCATATCTACCTCTTGCAGGGAAAAGAGCGTAAGGCGATAGCGGAGTTGCAGCGCCTGAAGGAAAGCATCAAGAACCCGAAGCAGGCCGAACTCACTATTATTCGCCTGTATGCTCGCTGGGAGGAGTATGATAAGGCGATTGCCTCGCTTGAAGAATTTCTCCAAAAATATGAAAGTTCCGAGGCCCGTTACCTGCTGGCAGCCCTTCGATTTCAGGAGGGGCAATACGAAAAGGTCCTGTTAGATCTCCAGAAAGTTGATCATGAGGCAACGGAGTATGAGGATAGTCTTTTTTTGCAGGTGCGGACTTTGAAGGAGCTGAATCGACATCATGAGGCTGTGCAGGCCCTGGAATCTGCGCTTGCCCAGGAAGAAGGACGTACCCCGGATCTCTACATCCTTCTTGCTGGCATCTACCAGTTTATTGGGCAGGTAGAGCAATGTCGCAACACCTTCCAGCGAGCCTTGGAGGTCTATCCTGAAGATGAGCAGGTGCTGTACGAATACGGATTGTTCCTGGATTATAGAGGAGAGCAGGATGCCGCTTTGGAGATCATGGAGCGGATTATTGCCATGGACTCGGAACATGCCGGGGCCTTGAATTACGTCGGCTATACCTGGGCGGATAAGAAAAAAAATCTGACTGAGGCCCTGCAGTATATCTCCCGTGCAGCGAAATTAAAACCAGATAACGGCTATATTCGCGATAGTCTCGGCTGGGTGCATTACCAGCAGGGAGAATATGAAAAGGCGAGAAAGTCTTTGGAGATGGCGGTGGAGCTGGCACCAGATGATCCAGCGATCCTTGATCACCTGGCAGAGACGTATCTGGCCCTGGGACTTCCAGAAAAAGCCAAGCAAACCTGGCGCAAGGCCTTGGACATGTATCAAGAATACAAAGAGGAGCAGGCAGGGAAGGGGAAAGAAGATCAGGAAAGTAAGCGTATACAGGAAAAAATTCATCGTCTTGAAACGGGAGAAAGCAAATGA
- a CDS encoding metallophosphoesterase, with protein MSPSTLFFLLFMTVALGVFALMHYYFWRRMVKDPGFNRRDKRIGTTVLICLFFFFPTTLFLAKQFSIQRLFPLVWFAYLWLGILMLFFFFFLFMDSLKLFYHTMRCLLAGRSELPDPGRRRFLARTLASSASVLVLGVSAFGVKRCLDPPQVKQLFIKMPGLPPSFKGFSIVQISDIHIGAMSMLSELADIVAIVNTLKPDLIAITGDLVDGNTAQLLSELTPLTELTAPHGVFFVTGNHEYYSGVEQWLPEIERLNITVLNNRRTEIRRGNDSFILAGVTDHQAGRFGQEHAPDFNKALGKMTTTQKKILLAHQPRAVEKAAQYGVDLVLSGHMHGGQIWPFRYLTRLQQPYLKGLYRHKKTLLYVNQGTGYWGPPMRVGTYKEITRFILS; from the coding sequence ATGTCTCCCTCCACTCTGTTCTTTCTCCTCTTTATGACGGTCGCTCTGGGTGTTTTTGCCTTAATGCATTATTATTTCTGGCGACGAATGGTGAAAGATCCCGGTTTCAACCGCCGGGATAAAAGAATCGGCACAACAGTGCTTATCTGCCTTTTTTTCTTTTTCCCGACCACCCTTTTCCTGGCAAAACAGTTCTCCATTCAGCGGCTATTTCCTCTGGTATGGTTCGCCTATCTCTGGCTTGGCATCCTGATGCTCTTCTTTTTTTTCTTCCTGTTTATGGACAGCCTGAAGCTCTTTTATCATACTATGCGCTGCCTTCTAGCGGGCCGCAGTGAACTCCCTGATCCGGGACGGAGACGGTTTCTTGCCCGCACTCTTGCCTCTTCTGCCTCAGTATTGGTGCTTGGTGTTTCCGCCTTTGGCGTCAAACGATGTCTTGATCCACCTCAGGTCAAGCAATTATTTATCAAGATGCCAGGACTTCCTCCCAGCTTTAAAGGCTTCTCCATTGTGCAAATATCAGACATCCATATCGGCGCCATGTCCATGCTCTCTGAACTGGCCGATATTGTCGCAATCGTAAACACATTGAAGCCAGACCTGATCGCCATAACAGGAGACTTAGTTGACGGGAATACGGCTCAGCTCCTCAGCGAGCTTACCCCCTTAACTGAGCTCACAGCCCCACATGGTGTTTTTTTTGTCACTGGAAATCACGAGTACTACAGCGGCGTGGAGCAATGGCTGCCTGAAATAGAGCGACTCAATATCACCGTGTTAAACAACAGGAGAACAGAGATACGTCGGGGCAATGACTCCTTTATCTTGGCTGGCGTAACCGATCACCAGGCCGGGAGGTTTGGCCAAGAGCACGCCCCGGATTTTAACAAGGCATTAGGCAAAATGACCACAACACAAAAAAAGATCCTCCTGGCTCATCAGCCCAGAGCGGTCGAAAAAGCAGCCCAATACGGGGTAGATCTGGTTCTTTCCGGTCATATGCACGGGGGGCAGATATGGCCGTTCAGGTATCTGACCCGTTTGCAACAACCCTATCTTAAAGGACTTTACCGGCACAAGAAGACCCTGCTCTACGTCAACCAGGGCACAGGATACTGGGGGCCGCCCATGCGAGTTGGCACCTATAAGGAAATCACCAGGTTTATTCTCAGCTGA
- a CDS encoding 16S rRNA (uracil(1498)-N(3))-methyltransferase yields MNLLLFEQHELHADHLRLTGHRAKHIHTVLKLKTGDSVRIGIVNGKMGQGTITHMEENAIELEIRLDCAPPPLPEIELILALPRPIMLQRILKQATVMGVRRFHLIRSAKVEKSFFQTPVLEPEKIKELLLEGLTQAMDTRLPEVQVFRRFKPFVQDVVPTLTGCGLLAHPGGTAELPDVYLTSREKKRILLAVGPEGGWNDFEVDNFLTQGFSVFSMGPRILHVDTAVVALLAQLQLLRGIQ; encoded by the coding sequence ATGAACCTCCTCCTCTTTGAACAGCATGAGCTGCATGCGGACCATTTACGCCTGACAGGTCATAGGGCCAAGCATATCCATACCGTACTTAAACTCAAAACCGGCGATAGCGTGCGCATCGGTATAGTGAACGGCAAAATGGGGCAAGGAACGATTACCCACATGGAGGAGAATGCGATCGAACTGGAGATAAGGCTGGACTGTGCCCCTCCCCCGCTACCTGAGATCGAGCTCATCCTTGCCCTGCCCCGCCCGATTATGCTCCAGCGTATCCTGAAACAGGCAACGGTTATGGGGGTGCGCCGTTTTCATCTAATCAGATCTGCCAAGGTGGAAAAATCCTTTTTTCAGACTCCGGTGTTGGAGCCGGAAAAAATTAAGGAACTCCTCCTGGAAGGCTTGACCCAAGCTATGGACACCCGCTTACCGGAGGTGCAGGTATTTCGACGCTTTAAGCCCTTTGTTCAGGATGTTGTGCCAACCTTAACCGGTTGTGGCCTCCTTGCTCATCCAGGGGGTACAGCAGAACTACCTGACGTCTATCTAACGTCTAGAGAAAAGAAACGAATTCTGCTGGCTGTTGGGCCGGAAGGTGGGTGGAATGATTTTGAGGTGGACAATTTTCTTACTCAGGGTTTTTCTGTGTTTTCCATGGGACCCAGGATTCTGCATGTGGATACAGCGGTTGTCGCCTTGTTGGCACAGCTACAGCTTCTGCGAGGTATTCAGTAG
- a CDS encoding YifB family Mg chelatase-like AAA ATPase: MLSKTLSGAVAGVDGLIVRVEVDLALGLPGFFTVGLAEGAVRESKDRVKAAIKNSSYEFPPRRITVNLAPAAVKKEGAGYDLPIALGILAASGTLTCPELEHTAIVGELSLDGAVRPVRGVLPMVLEAKQNKIQRFLVPGDNAHEAAVVDGIEIIAVQSLRQAMDFLAGQQSIAPSRTDVQALFSRRNQYSVDFSEVRGQEHAKRAFEVAAAGGHNILLSGVPGTGKTMMARRLPTILPDLCLEEALETTKIYSTTGLLPEDMPLLVTRPFRTPHHTISDAGLIGGGRIPRPGEVSLAHNGVLFLDEMPEFRKHVLEVMRQPLEDGIVTIARAAASLRFPATFMLVAAMNPCPCGFLGDKVKSCSCSPVQVQRYRNQLSGPLLDRIDMHVEVPPVQVEEISTQKAGESSVTIRKRVNTARKRQQQRFVSAPLINCNAQMGSRQIERFCSLDQPGKTLLNSAIEQLGLSARAYHRIIKIARTIADLTGAEQIDSSHVAEAVQYRRQQFDVG; this comes from the coding sequence ATGCTCTCCAAAACACTTAGCGGTGCCGTCGCAGGTGTCGACGGTCTTATAGTTCGTGTGGAAGTGGATCTGGCCTTGGGGCTGCCCGGTTTTTTCACGGTTGGTCTGGCTGAGGGAGCAGTACGTGAATCCAAGGATCGGGTAAAAGCGGCGATAAAAAACTCGAGCTATGAGTTTCCACCACGCAGGATAACGGTGAATCTAGCCCCGGCAGCGGTGAAAAAGGAAGGGGCTGGCTATGATTTGCCCATCGCCTTAGGCATTCTTGCTGCTTCAGGCACGCTAACCTGTCCAGAATTGGAACATACCGCTATTGTAGGAGAACTGTCCCTTGATGGCGCAGTTCGACCGGTCCGGGGTGTTCTTCCCATGGTGTTGGAGGCAAAGCAGAATAAAATCCAACGTTTTTTGGTTCCTGGGGATAATGCCCATGAGGCGGCTGTGGTCGATGGGATTGAGATCATTGCGGTGCAAAGCCTGCGGCAGGCCATGGACTTTCTTGCCGGACAACAGAGTATTGCACCGTCTCGAACCGACGTGCAGGCCTTATTTTCCAGACGGAATCAATACTCCGTGGATTTTTCCGAGGTGCGTGGGCAGGAACATGCTAAACGCGCCTTTGAGGTGGCAGCGGCTGGGGGGCATAACATCTTGCTCAGCGGGGTGCCCGGAACCGGCAAGACCATGATGGCCCGGAGGCTACCCACTATCCTGCCGGATCTTTGTCTGGAAGAGGCCCTGGAAACCACCAAGATCTATTCCACCACTGGTCTTCTCCCTGAAGATATGCCTTTGCTGGTGACCCGTCCCTTTCGCACACCCCACCATACCATCTCAGATGCAGGATTAATTGGCGGTGGACGAATTCCCCGGCCCGGTGAGGTCTCATTGGCCCATAACGGGGTTCTGTTTCTTGATGAGATGCCGGAATTTCGTAAGCATGTCTTAGAGGTCATGCGTCAGCCCTTGGAGGACGGCATTGTCACTATTGCCCGGGCAGCTGCAAGTCTTCGTTTTCCGGCAACTTTCATGCTTGTAGCCGCTATGAACCCATGTCCTTGTGGCTTCTTGGGGGATAAAGTAAAGTCGTGTTCCTGCTCGCCTGTGCAGGTGCAACGCTACCGTAATCAACTTTCAGGGCCTCTGCTGGATCGAATCGACATGCATGTGGAGGTGCCACCAGTTCAGGTAGAGGAGATCAGCACCCAAAAGGCGGGCGAATCGTCAGTGACAATTCGTAAGCGGGTTAATACAGCTCGCAAACGACAGCAGCAACGCTTTGTTTCTGCGCCGCTCATCAACTGCAATGCCCAGATGGGGTCTCGCCAAATCGAAAGATTTTGTTCATTGGATCAGCCGGGAAAGACCCTGCTCAATAGCGCTATTGAGCAACTTGGCTTGTCAGCGCGTGCCTATCACCGAATTATCAAGATTGCTCGCACTATTGCCGATCTTACCGGAGCTGAGCAGATTGATTCTTCGCATGTTGCCGAAGCCGTGCAATATCGACGGCAACAATTTGATGTGGGATGA
- a CDS encoding glycosyltransferase family 4 protein, giving the protein MNITAITGGENEPSARFRVRQYINGLAEYNINVSEYYPFISKSGRYWYHKYSLPVQAIPQLGTAGLRIASRIPAIIQSYRSDITWIQREFLTAFATTEGLTNRPRIFDVDDAIWLRLKATENFAQKIVRKMDGLICGNSWLANHFEGCNVPTWILPTGVDTERWYPRSFSSQECLYIGWIGTSGNYKYLYDVENVLLYLFEKFPFVKLLVVADTPPLFTRLPAQNVCFFPWSPETEVQAVQKMDIGIMPLHDTKWEKGKCSFKMLQYMATGIPVVVSPTGMNKEVLGKDEIGFGPRNYTEWIDTLAALVDSAALRKQMGEKGRTVVEQHYSVEKIIPRLVDIFNSFT; this is encoded by the coding sequence TTGAATATCACCGCAATAACTGGCGGAGAAAACGAACCTTCCGCAAGATTTCGTGTACGCCAATATATCAATGGATTAGCTGAATATAATATTAATGTTAGCGAATACTATCCATTTATCTCTAAATCGGGTAGGTATTGGTATCATAAATATTCATTACCTGTTCAAGCTATTCCTCAACTAGGAACAGCAGGGCTTAGGATTGCATCAAGAATTCCTGCAATTATTCAAAGTTATCGATCTGATATTACATGGATTCAGAGGGAGTTCTTAACGGCTTTCGCAACGACAGAAGGGCTAACTAACCGCCCGAGAATATTTGATGTAGATGATGCTATCTGGTTGAGGCTTAAAGCAACAGAAAATTTTGCACAGAAAATTGTGCGAAAGATGGATGGGCTGATTTGCGGAAATTCATGGCTTGCTAATCATTTTGAGGGTTGTAATGTTCCAACGTGGATTCTTCCAACCGGGGTTGATACCGAGCGTTGGTACCCGAGGTCCTTTTCTTCCCAAGAGTGTCTATACATAGGCTGGATCGGAACATCAGGTAATTACAAATACCTTTATGATGTTGAAAATGTTCTTTTGTATCTGTTTGAAAAGTTTCCTTTTGTGAAATTACTTGTTGTAGCGGATACGCCTCCTCTATTTACTCGTCTACCTGCGCAAAATGTTTGCTTCTTTCCTTGGTCACCTGAGACAGAAGTGCAGGCCGTTCAAAAAATGGACATTGGTATTATGCCATTGCATGATACTAAATGGGAAAAAGGTAAATGTTCTTTTAAGATGCTTCAGTATATGGCAACAGGCATTCCGGTTGTCGTCTCTCCTACTGGAATGAATAAAGAAGTCCTCGGGAAAGATGAGATCGGTTTTGGCCCGAGAAACTATACAGAATGGATAGATACTTTAGCAGCATTAGTTGATAGTGCTGCTCTGCGGAAGCAAATGGGTGAGAAAGGAAGAACTGTTGTAGAACAACATTATTCGGTAGAAAAGATTATACCTCGACTTGTAGATATTTTTAATTCTTTCACCTGA